GGGAAGCCTTCGGGCCTCCGCCCTCCGCACGCGAGCCGGGCGCCCTCGGAGAGACCCCTGGCGACGTAGTTCTCGACACGCTCGAGCTGCGCCCGGGAAACGAGCGGGCCCATGACCACTTCGGGATCCCGCGGGTCCCCGATCCGGATCCGCTCGGCGAACTCGACGAGCCGCCTCGTGAAGCTCTCGTACACGGACTCCTCGACGAGAAGGCGGGTTCCCAGGATGCACGCCTGCCCTGCGTGGAACGTCCACACGGTGGCCGCGTTCGCGAGGGCGCGATCGAGGTCGGCATCGGCGAAGACCACGTTGGGCGACTTGCCTCCGAGCTCGAGGAGAAGCCGCTTGACTCCGCGGCCCGCGGCCTCGTAGATGCGCGCGCCCACGGCAGAGCTTCCGGTGAAGGAGATCATGTCCACGTCGGGCGAGGTCGTCAGGGCTTCGCCGATCTCCGGACCCGAGCCGCAGACGAAGTTCACCACACCCGGCGGCAGCACCTCGGCCGCGATGGCGCAGAGCTCGGCCACGCCGAGAGGGTCGACGGGCGAAGGCTTCACGACGACCGTGTTGCCGCACGCGAGCGCAGGACCGATCTTCCCCGCGCAATTCGTCATCGGGAAGTTGAAAGGCGTGATGCAGGCCACGACCCCGACCGGTTCTCTCCGGGCGAGCCCGGCCGAAAAAACGGGAGCGCCCTGCGGATGCGGGACGGGGCGCGGGGGGAAACTTTCCTCGTAGGATTCTTCGGCGAGATCGGCGTACCGCTCGAGCCGCACGGCGACGGCCCCCACCTGCTGCGGTTCCGCGATGCGACGCACCGCGCCGGTCTCGGCGATCGCGAGCTCGACGAGCTCGGGCATCCGGGCGCGGAAGCGACGGGCGATCTCGCGGAGCATGGCGGCCCGCTCTCGGCCGCTCGTCTTCCGCCAGCTCCCCTCCTCGAAAGCCCGCCGCGCCGCCCGG
This Candidatus Binatia bacterium DNA region includes the following protein-coding sequences:
- a CDS encoding aldehyde dehydrogenase yields the protein METVDRDRVLIGGTWEPAARGRYPVVNPATEEVVGFAPEASVEQALAAARAARRAFEEGSWRKTSGRERAAMLREIARRFRARMPELVELAIAETGAVRRIAEPQQVGAVAVRLERYADLAEESYEESFPPRPVPHPQGAPVFSAGLARREPVGVVACITPFNFPMTNCAGKIGPALACGNTVVVKPSPVDPLGVAELCAIAAEVLPPGVVNFVCGSGPEIGEALTTSPDVDMISFTGSSAVGARIYEAAGRGVKRLLLELGGKSPNVVFADADLDRALANAATVWTFHAGQACILGTRLLVEESVYESFTRRLVEFAERIRIGDPRDPEVVMGPLVSRAQLERVENYVARGLSEGARLACGGRRPEGFPRGFFYEPTLFVEATNDMTIAREEIFGPVLVAMPFRDEEEAVALANDSEYGLYGYVWTRDFGRALRVAEALRAGTVQVNGSPLQADAPFGGYKKSGVGRDGGKYAMEAYTELKYIGWTM